The Xenopus tropicalis strain Nigerian chromosome 2, UCB_Xtro_10.0, whole genome shotgun sequence genome window below encodes:
- the LOC101731912 gene encoding olfactory receptor 52N1 yields MSNLSGANPISSPFILVGIPGMEEMHPWISVPLCCMYLVTISANVSVLFIIRADRRLHQPMYLLLSMLLLTDLVQSNAALPKMLLIFWFKLREITFEECLVQMFLIHSCTIIGSSVLLTMAFDRYVAICHPLRYSTILTNSMIAKMGLFVIMKGTLLQIPYPFLVRRLPFCGSHIIQQTYCEHMAVAKLSCGDIRINFVYGLIVVLLVAGLDLICVAVSYTMIIMAVLRLPNREARYKVGNTCSAHVGLILIAYIPALFSFISQRFGASSALSVQILISNIYLIIPPMCNPIIYGIKTQEIRKKVKMLI; encoded by the coding sequence ATGTCCAACCTCAGCGGAGCCAATCCGATCTCCTCTCCATTCATCCTGGTTGGGATCCCAGGGATGGAAGAGATGCACCCTTGGATCTCAGTACCACTGTGTTGCATGTATTTAGTAACCATTTCAGCCAACGTTTCCGTTCTTTTTATCATAAGAGCCGACAGGAGGCTTCACCAGCCAATGTACCTGCTCCTTTCCATGTTATTACTCACTGACCTTGTCCAATCAAATGCCGCCCTTCCCAAGATGCTGCTGATCTTCTGGTTCAAGCTGAGAGAGATCACTTTTGAGGAATGTCTAGTGCAGATGTTCCTTATCCATTCCTGCACCATAATAGGGTCTTCTGTCCTCCTGACTATGGCCTTCGATCGTTATGTGGCCATTTGCCACCCACTGAGATACTCCACCATCCTGACAAATTCCATGATTGCAAAAATGGGCCTGTTTGTCATAATGAAGGGGACATTATTGCAAATTCCTTATCCATTCCTTGTCAGaaggctgccattttgtgggagTCACATCATCCAACAGACTTACTGTGAGCACATGGCGGTGGCCAAGCTCTCCTGTGGCGATATCCGAATCAACTTTGTGTATGGGTTAATAGTTGTTTTGCTTGTGGCAGGATTAGACCTAATATGTGTCGCTGTGTCCTACACCATGATTATAATGGCCGTGCTGAGACTCCCTAACAGAGAAGCCAGATATAAAGTTGGTAACACATGTTCTGCCCATGTTGGTCTTATCTTAATTGCATATATCCCAGCCCTCTTCTCCTTCATATCTCAGAGATTTGGGGCTTCTTCAGCCCTATCTGTCCAAATCCTTATTTCCAACATCTACCTGATCATTCCTCCTATGTGTAATCCAATCATATACGGCATAAAAACCCAAGAGATCCGCAAGAAGGTGAAAATGTTGATTTAG
- the or52k1 gene encoding putative olfactory receptor 52P1, protein MSNLSGANPISSPFILVGIPGMEEMHPWISVPLCWMYIVTISANVSVLLIIRADRRLHQPMYLLLSMLLLTDLVQSNAALPKMLLIFWFKLREITFEECLVQMFFIHSFAVMSVSVLLPMAFDRYVAICHPLRYSTILTNSMIANMGLFVTIRGTLVAVPLPFLVRRLPFCGNHIIQQTYCEHMAVAKLSCGDIRINFVYGLLVSLLEVGLDTICLAGSYTVIIMAVLRLPNREARYKVGNTCSAHVGVILLAYIPALFSFISQRFGASSALSVQILISNLYLIIPPMCNPIIYGIKTKEIRKKVSKLISLPGSSL, encoded by the coding sequence ATGTCCAACCTCAGCGGAGCCAATCCGATCTCCTCTCCATTCATCCTGGTTGGGATCCCAGGGATGGAAGAGATGCACCCTTGGATCTCAGTACCACTGTGTTGGATGTATATAGTAACCATTTCAGCCAACGTTTCCGTTCTTCTTATCATAAGAGCCGACAGGAGGCTTCACCAGCCGATGTACCTGCTCCTTTCCATGTTATTACTCACTGACCTTGTCCAGTCAAATGCCGCCCTTCCCAAGATGCTGCTGATCTTCTGGTTCAAGCTGAGAGAGATCACTTTTGAGGAATGTCTAGTGCAGATGTTCTTTATCCATTCCTTCGCCGTAATGTCAGTTTCTGTTCTCTTACCTATGGCCTTCGATCGTTATGTGGCCATTTGCCACCCACTGAGATACTCCACCATCCTGACCAATTCCATGATTGCAAACATGGGCCTGTTTGTGACAATAAGGGGGACCTTAGTGGCAGTTCCTCTCCCATTCCTTGTCAGaaggctgccattttgtgggaatCACATCATTCAACAGACTTACTGTGAACACATGGCGGTGGCCAAGCTCTCCTGTGGCGATATCCGAATCAACTTTGTGTATGGGTTATTGGTTTCTTTGCTAGAGGTAGGATTAGACACAATATGCCTCGCTGGGTCCTACACCGTTATTATAATGGCCGTGCTGAGACTCCCTAACAGAGAAGCCAGATATAAAGTTGGTAACACATGTTCTGCCCATGTTGGAGTTATCTTACTTGCATATATCCCAGCCCTCTTCTCCTTCATATCTCAGAGATTTGGGGCTTCTTCAGCCCTATCTGTCCAAATCCTTATTTCCAACCTCTACCTGATCATTCCTCCTATGTGTAATCCAATCATATACGGAATAAAAACCAAAGAGATTCGCAAGAAGGTGTCAAAGTTAATTTCACTCCCAGGAAGCTCTCTGTGA